Proteins encoded by one window of Sediminicoccus rosea:
- a CDS encoding competence/damage-inducible protein A: MANPTACLLIIGNEVLSGRTRDANLQFLATRLGELGIPLREVRVIPDVEATIVATVNEVRAKYDHVFTTGGIGPTHDDITSECVAKAFGVPWVVHEETRALMAEDYARRDPPVEMNAARMRMATLPLGAVPIRCAMTSAPGFTMGNVHVMAGVPRIMQSMFEALAPSLTGGVPVVSRAVHAIGVFEGNIAEALEAIQKRHPDLDIGSYPFYRPTPGSTGFPGGGVALVSKGVSLAEVEEATAEITAMLAAMGATPIQGEPG, encoded by the coding sequence ATGGCCAATCCGACCGCCTGCCTGCTGATCATCGGCAACGAGGTGCTTTCGGGCCGCACGCGCGACGCCAACCTGCAATTCCTGGCGACCCGCCTCGGTGAGCTCGGCATCCCGTTGCGCGAGGTGCGCGTCATCCCCGATGTGGAGGCGACGATCGTCGCCACCGTGAACGAGGTGCGCGCCAAATACGACCACGTCTTCACCACCGGCGGCATCGGGCCGACGCATGACGACATCACCAGCGAATGCGTGGCCAAGGCCTTCGGCGTGCCCTGGGTGGTGCATGAGGAGACGCGCGCGCTGATGGCCGAGGACTACGCCCGCCGCGACCCGCCGGTGGAGATGAACGCGGCGCGCATGCGCATGGCGACGCTGCCGCTGGGTGCCGTGCCCATCCGCTGCGCGATGACCTCCGCACCCGGCTTCACCATGGGCAATGTGCATGTGATGGCCGGTGTGCCGCGCATCATGCAATCCATGTTCGAGGCGCTGGCCCCCTCGCTGACGGGGGGCGTGCCGGTCGTCTCGCGCGCGGTGCACGCGATCGGCGTCTTTGAGGGCAATATCGCCGAGGCGCTGGAGGCGATCCAGAAGCGCCACCCGGACCTCGACATCGGCAGCTATCCCTTCTACCGCCCCACGCCGGGCAGCACGGGCTTCCCGGGCGGCGGCGTCGCGCTGGTCTCGAAGGGCGTCTCCCTGGCCGAGGTGGAGGAAGCGACGGCCGAGATCACCGCCATGCTGGCGGCGATGGGTGCGACGCCCATCCAGGGCGAGCCGGGGTAG
- a CDS encoding alpha/beta fold hydrolase has translation MEHLSLTANGARFHVVRHGEGPPLLLLHGWPEFWLSWEPVMQRLADRFTLIAPDLRGFGASDKPAGPHGAAEHAADLVALLDALGVGRTGVVGHDVGGAVMQALARLAPQRINGLFFFDFVHPGIGARMGTPERLNEIWYQSFHQMQMAPALVGASREACRAYIGHFLRHWSHRKHAFDDVLDAFVDNFLAPGNLEGGFAYYRAAHAGRIAMMQGAAPALPPITLPTCVRWAEHDPIFPFAWTDRLGETFTDLDLAMFEGVGHFPHREDPDRAAAEIARFFTHLG, from the coding sequence ATGGAACACCTCTCGCTCACGGCCAATGGCGCGCGCTTCCATGTCGTGCGCCATGGGGAAGGGCCGCCGCTGCTGCTGCTGCATGGCTGGCCGGAATTCTGGCTGAGCTGGGAACCGGTGATGCAGCGCCTGGCCGATCGCTTCACGCTGATCGCGCCCGATCTGCGCGGCTTCGGCGCGAGCGACAAGCCGGCTGGCCCGCACGGCGCGGCGGAGCATGCGGCGGATCTGGTGGCGCTGCTGGATGCGCTCGGCGTGGGCCGCACGGGCGTCGTCGGCCATGATGTGGGGGGCGCCGTGATGCAGGCGTTGGCGCGGCTCGCACCCCAACGCATCAACGGGCTCTTCTTCTTCGACTTCGTCCATCCCGGCATCGGCGCGCGCATGGGCACGCCCGAGCGGTTGAACGAGATCTGGTATCAGTCCTTCCATCAGATGCAGATGGCGCCGGCGCTGGTCGGCGCCTCGCGCGAAGCCTGCCGCGCCTATATCGGGCATTTCCTGCGCCACTGGTCGCACCGCAAGCACGCCTTCGACGATGTGTTGGACGCCTTCGTGGACAATTTCCTGGCGCCCGGAAATCTCGAGGGCGGCTTCGCCTATTACCGCGCCGCCCATGCCGGGCGCATCGCGATGATGCAGGGCGCGGCCCCCGCGCTGCCGCCCATCACCTTGCCCACCTGCGTGCGCTGGGCCGAGCACGACCCGATCTTCCCCTTCGCCTGGACGGACCGGCTGGGCGAGACCTTCACCGATCTCGACCTCGCGATGTTCGAGGGCGTCGGCCATTTCCCGCATCGCGAGGACCCGGACCGGGCGGCAGCCGAGATCGCGCGCTTCTTCACGCACCTGGGTTGA
- the argE gene encoding acetylornithine deacetylase, translating to MPSIARIQDMLARLVAFDTTSARSNVPLIEFVQAELEAHGVESRVMVEDGKANLHAIIGPRLEGGIALSAHVDCVPVEGQAWLADPFTLRAEGERLIGRGSTDMKGFLACILAMLPEMTGAHLARPFHICLTHDEETSFRGAARLMPVLGRHAPPPAFCVVGEPTNMAPVIAHKGYASWDVVFTGLSGHSSRAHETVNALMAAAEAIAWLKAEARRFAREGRRVEGFEPPYTTVHAGTFRSGTVLNIVPDRAEFTFEIRSVPGDSAPEILSRFVAHVEQAILPEMRAVFPAATMELRVRANAPPLGLPENDPLVLLAQRASGSNRAGFVSYGTEAGYYQQAGIPAIVCGPGDIAQAHQPEEFITTAQLLACCDFLGRLIERQSRRAA from the coding sequence ATGCCGTCAATCGCCCGAATCCAGGACATGTTGGCAAGGCTGGTCGCCTTCGACACGACGAGCGCGCGCAGCAATGTGCCGCTGATCGAATTCGTGCAGGCGGAGCTTGAGGCGCATGGCGTGGAATCCCGCGTCATGGTCGAGGATGGCAAGGCGAACCTGCACGCCATCATCGGCCCGCGCCTGGAGGGCGGCATCGCGCTCTCAGCCCATGTGGATTGCGTGCCCGTGGAGGGCCAGGCCTGGCTCGCGGACCCCTTCACGCTGCGCGCCGAGGGCGAGCGCCTGATCGGCCGCGGCAGCACCGACATGAAGGGCTTCCTCGCCTGCATCCTGGCCATGCTGCCGGAAATGACGGGCGCGCATCTGGCACGCCCCTTCCACATCTGCCTGACGCATGACGAGGAAACGAGCTTCCGGGGTGCCGCGCGCCTGATGCCCGTGCTCGGCCGCCACGCCCCGCCGCCCGCCTTCTGCGTGGTGGGCGAGCCCACCAACATGGCGCCCGTCATCGCCCACAAGGGCTATGCGAGCTGGGACGTGGTCTTCACCGGCCTCTCCGGCCATTCCTCCCGCGCGCATGAGACGGTGAACGCGCTGATGGCCGCCGCCGAGGCGATCGCCTGGCTGAAGGCGGAGGCGCGGCGCTTCGCGCGCGAGGGCCGCCGCGTGGAAGGCTTCGAGCCGCCCTACACCACGGTCCATGCCGGCACCTTCCGCAGCGGCACGGTGCTGAACATCGTGCCCGACCGCGCGGAATTCACCTTCGAGATCCGCAGCGTGCCGGGCGATTCCGCGCCCGAGATCCTCTCCCGCTTCGTCGCGCATGTGGAACAGGCGATCCTCCCCGAGATGCGCGCCGTCTTCCCCGCCGCGACGATGGAGCTGCGCGTGCGCGCGAACGCCCCGCCGCTCGGCCTGCCGGAGAATGACCCGCTGGTGCTGCTGGCGCAGCGCGCCTCGGGCAGCAACCGCGCGGGCTTCGTCAGCTATGGCACGGAGGCCGGCTACTACCAGCAGGCGGGCATCCCCGCGATCGTCTGCGGGCCGGGCGACATCGCGCAGGCGCATCAGCCGGAAGAGTTCATCACCACGGCGCAGCTGCTCGCCTGCTGCGACTTCCTCGGCCGGCTGATCGAGCGGCAATCGAGGCGCGCCGCATGA
- a CDS encoding allantoinase PuuE, which produces MPEQGHSEHRDFIGYGRTPPDPQWPGGAKIAVNFVMNYEEGSEPSMQDGEGFTETGLTEAHGRNEIKSGRDLAAEGMFEYGSRVGFWRLMRLFQERGLPMTVFGCALALERNPEAAAAIRESGFDVCSHGWRWVKHYELSEAEEREHIRLAVASLEKTVGHRPDGWYCRYGPSVNTRRLVVEEGGFLYDSDYYGDELPIWKTVQGRPHLVVPYSLTNNDGKYAGWMGTSDDWFSYIRDAFDMLYEEGAKGQPKMMSIGLHMRLIGHPARAMGLQRVLDHIARRKDVWVTRRVDIAKHWMAVHPYRAK; this is translated from the coding sequence ATGCCTGAGCAAGGCCATTCCGAGCATCGCGACTTCATCGGCTACGGCCGCACCCCGCCCGACCCGCAATGGCCGGGCGGTGCCAAGATCGCCGTCAACTTCGTCATGAACTACGAGGAGGGCTCGGAGCCCTCCATGCAGGACGGCGAGGGTTTCACCGAGACCGGATTGACCGAGGCGCATGGCCGCAACGAGATCAAGTCCGGCCGCGACCTCGCGGCGGAGGGCATGTTCGAATATGGCAGCCGCGTCGGCTTCTGGCGGCTGATGCGCCTCTTCCAGGAGCGCGGCCTGCCGATGACGGTCTTCGGCTGCGCACTCGCGCTCGAACGCAATCCGGAAGCGGCGGCTGCGATCCGCGAAAGCGGCTTCGACGTCTGCTCGCATGGCTGGCGCTGGGTGAAGCATTATGAACTGAGCGAGGCGGAGGAGCGCGAGCATATCCGCCTCGCCGTTGCCAGCCTCGAGAAGACGGTCGGCCACCGGCCGGATGGCTGGTATTGCCGCTATGGACCCAGCGTGAACACGCGCCGCCTCGTCGTCGAGGAGGGCGGCTTCCTCTATGACAGCGACTATTACGGCGACGAGCTGCCGATCTGGAAGACGGTGCAGGGCAGGCCGCATCTCGTCGTGCCCTATTCGCTGACGAACAATGACGGGAAATACGCCGGCTGGATGGGCACCTCCGACGACTGGTTCTCCTACATCCGCGACGCTTTCGACATGCTCTATGAGGAGGGGGCGAAGGGGCAGCCGAAGATGATGTCCATCGGCCTGCACATGCGCCTCATCGGCCATCCGGCGCGGGCCATGGGGTTGCAGCGCGTGCTGGATCACATCGCGCGGCGGAAGGATGTCTGGGTGACGCGGCGCGTGGACATCGCGAAGCACTGGATGGCGGTGCATCCCTACAGGGCGAAGTAG
- the argJ gene encoding bifunctional glutamate N-acetyltransferase/amino-acid acetyltransferase ArgJ: MTGPVSPLALPLPEMPAIAGAECASIAAGIRYKSREDMTVFRFAPGTTVAGVFTMNKCPGAPVDWCRAALKGGKARALVVNAGNSNVFTGKAGRETCERTAKETAALLGCKPREVFIASTGVIGERLPTDVLLAALPGAVAKLQADSWQGAARAIMTTDTFPKGATRTAKIGDATVTICGIAKGSGMIAPDMATMLSFIATDAKIPAEALQKLLSKGNAKSFNCVTVDSDTSTSDTVLLFATGQAKHPRVPAEGGAMLKDFARALDEVLHELALMVARDGEGAQKLITIDVTGAVSARSAHRVAMAIANSPLVKTAVAGEDANWGRIVMAVGKAGEPADRDKLSIAVGGVWMARDGGVIPDYDEAPVVAHMKGRDVQITVDLGLGRGKARVWTCDLTHGYIDINGSYRS, encoded by the coding sequence ATGACGGGCCCTGTTTCGCCCCTCGCCTTGCCGCTGCCGGAGATGCCGGCCATCGCCGGCGCCGAATGCGCCAGCATCGCCGCCGGCATCCGCTACAAGTCGCGCGAGGACATGACGGTCTTCCGCTTCGCCCCGGGCACCACGGTGGCGGGCGTCTTCACCATGAACAAATGCCCGGGCGCCCCGGTGGATTGGTGCCGTGCCGCGCTCAAGGGCGGCAAGGCGCGCGCGCTGGTGGTGAATGCCGGGAACAGCAACGTCTTTACCGGCAAGGCCGGCCGCGAGACCTGCGAGCGCACGGCGAAGGAAACCGCCGCCCTGCTCGGCTGCAAGCCGCGCGAGGTCTTCATCGCCTCCACCGGCGTGATCGGCGAGCGCCTGCCGACCGATGTGCTGCTGGCCGCCCTGCCCGGCGCGGTCGCCAAGCTCCAGGCCGATTCCTGGCAGGGCGCGGCGCGCGCCATCATGACCACCGACACCTTCCCCAAGGGCGCCACCCGCACGGCGAAGATCGGTGACGCGACGGTGACCATCTGCGGCATCGCCAAGGGCAGCGGCATGATCGCGCCCGACATGGCGACCATGCTCTCCTTCATCGCCACCGACGCGAAGATCCCGGCCGAGGCGCTGCAGAAGCTGCTCTCCAAGGGCAATGCCAAGAGCTTCAACTGCGTGACGGTGGACAGCGACACCAGCACCTCCGACACGGTGCTGCTGTTCGCCACCGGCCAGGCGAAGCACCCGCGCGTGCCGGCGGAAGGCGGCGCGATGCTGAAGGATTTCGCCCGCGCGCTGGATGAGGTGCTGCACGAACTCGCGCTGATGGTGGCGCGCGATGGCGAGGGGGCGCAGAAGCTCATCACCATCGACGTGACCGGCGCCGTCTCGGCCAGGTCGGCCCATCGCGTCGCCATGGCCATCGCCAATTCGCCTTTGGTGAAGACCGCCGTGGCGGGTGAGGACGCGAATTGGGGCCGCATCGTCATGGCCGTCGGCAAGGCGGGCGAGCCGGCGGATCGCGACAAGCTCTCCATCGCCGTCGGCGGCGTCTGGATGGCGCGCGATGGCGGCGTGATCCCGGATTACGACGAGGCGCCGGTGGTGGCCCACATGAAGGGCCGCGACGTGCAGATCACCGTGGATCTCGGCCTCGGGCGCGGGAAGGCGCGCGTCTGGACCTGCGATCTCACGCATGGATACATCGACATCAATGGCAGCTACCGCAGCTGA
- a CDS encoding CBS domain-containing protein — protein sequence MVISNILRGKGSQVISVRTGDCVASITRTLAQHRIGAVLVVEGDGTVLGIVSERDIVRALAGMGEAVTRMTAGQLMTRVLHTVNPRSSVQEALQLMTDRRVRHLPVLEADGALAGMVSIGDLVKARIAEAEQEAEELKHYVATAG from the coding sequence ATGGTGATTTCCAACATCCTGCGCGGCAAGGGCAGCCAGGTGATCTCGGTCCGCACGGGGGATTGTGTCGCCTCCATCACACGGACGCTCGCGCAGCACCGGATCGGCGCCGTTCTCGTGGTGGAAGGCGATGGCACCGTGCTCGGCATCGTCAGCGAGCGCGACATCGTCCGCGCCCTGGCCGGCATGGGCGAGGCGGTGACGCGCATGACGGCCGGACAGCTCATGACGCGCGTGCTGCACACGGTGAATCCGCGCAGCAGCGTGCAGGAGGCGTTGCAGCTGATGACCGACCGGCGCGTGCGGCATCTGCCCGTGCTGGAGGCTGATGGCGCGCTGGCCGGCATGGTCTCGATCGGGGACCTGGTGAAGGCCCGCATCGCCGAGGCCGAGCAGGAGGCCGAGGAACTGAAGCACTACGTCGCCACGGCAGGCTAG
- a CDS encoding peptidylprolyl isomerase translates to MSRFSLPLALMLAAGPALAQAPAPARPPAAAPAPAATPAPAAAAEDSNPVLARVNGEDLRLDEVMATAAEAMPAELRSVPPALLRTMLPPQVFEQLLDRAITDRAMVAAARTAGLDQDPEIRRRVRLAEENELRDALLRREVLPRVTEDLLRARYERDAANRSAEQEVRARHILVANEADARAILAEIQRGANFEEVARRRSTDPAARNGGDLGFFRQGDMVPEFAAAAFALQPGQVSPAPVRTQFGWHVIKVEERRTSSGPTFEESRDTLRQALVEEEVLAAVQRIRAASRIERVEPPAPPAPAIQAEPPAPARPAAPAPATRR, encoded by the coding sequence ATGTCCCGCTTTTCCCTTCCCCTCGCCCTGATGCTGGCCGCCGGCCCCGCCCTGGCCCAGGCGCCGGCTCCGGCCCGCCCCCCGGCCGCGGCGCCGGCCCCTGCGGCAACCCCCGCCCCCGCGGCGGCCGCCGAGGACAGCAACCCCGTCCTCGCCCGGGTGAATGGCGAGGATCTTCGCCTGGACGAGGTGATGGCCACCGCCGCCGAGGCCATGCCGGCCGAGCTGCGCAGCGTGCCGCCCGCCCTGCTGCGCACCATGCTGCCGCCCCAGGTCTTCGAGCAGCTGCTGGACCGCGCCATCACCGACCGCGCCATGGTCGCCGCCGCCCGCACCGCCGGCCTGGACCAGGACCCCGAGATCCGCCGCCGCGTGCGCCTCGCCGAGGAGAATGAGCTGCGCGACGCCCTGCTGCGCCGCGAGGTGCTGCCCCGCGTGACGGAGGACCTGCTGCGCGCCCGCTACGAGCGAGACGCCGCCAACCGCTCGGCCGAGCAGGAGGTCCGCGCCCGCCACATCCTGGTGGCGAACGAGGCCGATGCCCGCGCCATCCTGGCCGAGATCCAGCGCGGCGCGAATTTCGAGGAGGTGGCCCGCCGCCGCTCGACCGATCCCGCGGCCCGCAATGGCGGCGATCTCGGCTTCTTCCGCCAGGGAGACATGGTGCCCGAATTCGCAGCCGCCGCCTTCGCGCTGCAGCCCGGCCAGGTCAGCCCGGCCCCGGTCCGCACCCAGTTCGGCTGGCACGTGATCAAGGTGGAGGAGCGCCGCACCTCCAGCGGGCCGACCTTCGAGGAGAGCCGCGACACGCTGCGCCAGGCGCTGGTCGAGGAGGAGGTGCTGGCCGCCGTCCAGCGCATCCGCGCCGCGAGCCGCATTGAGCGCGTGGAGCCGCCCGCGCCGCCCGCCCCCGCCATCCAGGCCGAGCCGCCGGCACCCGCCCGGCCCGCCGCCCCCGCCCCTGCCACCCGGAGATAG
- a CDS encoding M81 family metallopeptidase has translation MSPRIAILGLHLEANAFAPPTLRVDFERQCLARGAEITRLARAPNPPLPAEIPGFYARMDATGPWTPCPVLMAAAPPGGPIEQQVFLDFLDEMQRGLAAALPVDGVYVASHGASSATGDEDSDGTLLAMIRRLVGSRVPIVVTHDLHCNVSERMIEALDCFIAYRTNPHVDMAARAAEAADAMRELLAGEKTAKAFLRLPLTPPSVTLLTAEGPYADLVRDAEAIMARDPAILNASVTGGFTFSDLPKCGITVTVTARGGDMSAAKRACAQLARRGWAERARHTRRLLSIPEATELALRAGRGEVEPVIYSDAGDNPGGGGRGSTSYTLRALHEARVPGVVLGLFVDPALAAEAHALGEGAHFHAVFNRVESEFSKRFESGARILTLTDGEGVGRRGTMKGRTFQLGPTALLELDDSGMKVVVISLRRQCHEPRTLEMHGIDIGAARVVVVKSRGHFRAGFDEFFPNERIHEVDSAGLTSPVLTNFNWKRLPRPTWPLDPEATWNDPGWN, from the coding sequence ATGTCGCCACGCATCGCCATCCTTGGCCTCCATCTTGAGGCCAACGCCTTCGCACCGCCCACGTTGCGCGTGGATTTCGAAAGGCAATGCCTGGCGCGCGGCGCGGAGATCACCCGCTTGGCCCGCGCGCCCAACCCGCCCCTGCCGGCCGAGATCCCGGGCTTTTACGCCCGCATGGACGCGACCGGGCCGTGGACGCCCTGCCCCGTCCTGATGGCCGCGGCACCCCCGGGCGGACCGATCGAGCAGCAGGTCTTCCTCGATTTCCTGGATGAGATGCAGCGCGGCCTCGCCGCCGCCCTGCCGGTGGATGGCGTCTATGTCGCGAGCCACGGCGCCAGCAGCGCCACGGGCGACGAGGACAGCGACGGCACGCTGCTCGCCATGATCCGCCGCCTGGTCGGGTCCCGCGTGCCCATCGTCGTGACGCATGACCTGCACTGCAATGTCAGCGAGCGGATGATCGAGGCGCTGGACTGCTTCATCGCCTATCGCACCAATCCGCATGTGGACATGGCCGCCCGCGCGGCCGAGGCGGCCGATGCGATGCGCGAATTGCTGGCGGGCGAGAAGACCGCCAAGGCCTTCCTGCGCCTGCCGCTGACGCCGCCCTCCGTCACGCTGCTGACGGCGGAAGGCCCCTATGCCGACCTGGTGCGCGATGCCGAGGCGATCATGGCGCGCGACCCCGCCATCCTGAATGCCAGCGTGACCGGCGGCTTCACCTTCAGCGACCTGCCCAAATGCGGCATCACCGTCACCGTCACCGCGCGCGGCGGGGACATGAGCGCGGCGAAGCGCGCCTGCGCGCAACTCGCCCGCCGCGGCTGGGCCGAGCGCGCGCGCCACACGCGCCGGCTGCTCTCCATCCCCGAGGCGACGGAACTCGCGTTGCGCGCGGGCCGCGGCGAGGTGGAGCCGGTGATCTATTCCGATGCCGGCGACAATCCCGGTGGCGGCGGGCGCGGCAGCACCAGCTACACGCTGCGCGCGCTGCATGAGGCGCGGGTGCCGGGCGTGGTGCTCGGCCTCTTCGTGGACCCGGCCCTGGCCGCCGAGGCGCATGCGCTGGGCGAGGGCGCGCATTTCCATGCCGTCTTCAACCGCGTGGAATCGGAATTCTCCAAGCGCTTCGAATCCGGCGCGCGCATCCTGACGCTGACGGATGGCGAGGGTGTCGGCCGGCGCGGCACGATGAAGGGCCGGACCTTCCAGCTCGGCCCGACGGCGCTGCTGGAGCTGGATGACTCGGGCATGAAGGTCGTCGTCATCAGCCTGCGCCGGCAATGCCATGAGCCGCGCACGCTGGAGATGCACGGCATCGACATCGGCGCCGCGCGCGTGGTGGTGGTGAAGAGCCGCGGCCATTTCCGCGCGGGCTTTGACGAGTTCTTCCCGAATGAGCGCATCCATGAGGTGGACAGCGCGGGGCTGACCAGCCCGGTGCTGACCAACTTCAACTGGAAGCGCCTGCCCCGCCCGACCTGGCCGCTCGACCCCGAGGCCACCTGGAACGATCCCGGCTGGAACTGA
- the mutT gene encoding 8-oxo-dGTP diphosphatase MutT — MAATAAELPIATARLVLRRLVPADAPAVTRLVNDYSVAGNLARVPFPYREELAREWIDSAGEQIDSGDAYHLAITQDGALVGCIGLTLKRGALPELGYWVGRKFWGRGLAREAGQGLLAWAETHLGITEVEASALSDNIASQAVLKHLGFVQEGTAMQPFLSRNRAMPVALFRRARAPAPPPKPILLVVACALLDSEGRILLAQRPEGKSMAGLWEFPGGKLDEGETPEAALIRELREELGIETQEACLSPLFFASHSYANFHLLMPLYICRKWQGRAVAREGQNLAWVRPDKLRDYPMPPADVPLVALLRDFL; from the coding sequence ATGGCAGCTACCGCAGCTGAGCTTCCCATCGCCACGGCGCGGCTCGTGCTGCGCCGCCTGGTGCCGGCGGATGCGCCCGCCGTCACCCGGCTGGTGAATGACTATTCCGTCGCCGGAAACCTCGCCCGCGTGCCCTTCCCCTACCGGGAGGAGCTGGCGCGCGAATGGATCGATTCGGCCGGCGAGCAGATCGATTCGGGCGATGCCTATCACCTCGCCATCACGCAGGACGGTGCGCTGGTGGGCTGCATCGGCCTCACCCTCAAGCGCGGCGCGCTGCCCGAGCTCGGCTACTGGGTCGGCCGCAAGTTCTGGGGGCGCGGGCTGGCGCGCGAGGCGGGGCAGGGGCTGCTGGCCTGGGCCGAGACGCATCTGGGCATCACCGAGGTCGAGGCGAGCGCTCTGTCCGACAACATCGCCTCCCAGGCCGTGCTGAAGCATCTGGGCTTTGTCCAGGAAGGCACGGCGATGCAGCCCTTCCTCTCGCGCAACCGGGCGATGCCGGTGGCGCTGTTCCGCCGTGCCCGCGCACCCGCGCCGCCGCCCAAGCCCATCCTGCTCGTCGTCGCCTGCGCGCTGCTGGACAGCGAGGGGCGCATCCTGCTGGCGCAGCGGCCGGAGGGGAAATCCATGGCGGGCCTCTGGGAATTCCCCGGCGGCAAGCTGGACGAGGGCGAGACGCCCGAGGCCGCGCTGATCCGCGAGCTGCGCGAGGAACTCGGCATCGAGACGCAGGAGGCCTGCCTCTCGCCTCTCTTCTTCGCCAGCCACTCCTACGCGAATTTCCACCTGCTCATGCCGCTCTACATCTGCCGCAAGTGGCAGGGGCGCGCGGTGGCGCGCGAGGGGCAGAACCTCGCCTGGGTGCGGCCCGACAAGCTGCGCGACTACCCCATGCCGCCCGCCGACGTGCCGCTGGTGGCGCTGCTGCGCGATTTCCTCTGA
- a CDS encoding M14 family metallopeptidase, whose product MRAQLPPALAELLEAPRRTARLQPPDIARWRAGNSLPGVWTFDSGAPGAHLCVVALTHGNEFAGAILLDRLLREGLRPLCGRLTLIFANLDAFSRFDPDDPTASRFLEEDLNRLWDIATLEGPRRSAELRRARALRPVLDSADVILDLHSMLWPSDPLFLVGGPQDSVRLAMELGEPALVVADHGHQTGRRLIDYGRFAVPGSGRRSVLLEAGWHWEAETVQRMETATRRLLALLGLAPGPMPALPCPRLAQVTQTITARTAEFTFTQPWRGGTVIPARGTLIALEGDEEIRTPHDDCMLVMPSLITSPGHTAVRLARLE is encoded by the coding sequence ATGAGGGCGCAACTGCCGCCCGCCCTGGCGGAATTGCTGGAAGCGCCGCGCCGCACCGCCCGGCTCCAGCCGCCCGACATCGCCCGCTGGCGCGCCGGCAACAGCCTGCCCGGCGTCTGGACCTTCGACAGCGGGGCGCCTGGCGCGCATCTCTGCGTCGTCGCCCTCACCCATGGCAATGAATTCGCCGGCGCCATCCTGCTCGACCGGCTGCTGCGGGAGGGCCTCAGGCCGCTCTGCGGGCGGCTTACGCTCATCTTCGCCAATCTCGACGCCTTCTCCCGCTTCGATCCCGACGACCCCACCGCCTCCCGCTTCCTGGAGGAGGATCTGAACCGCCTCTGGGACATCGCGACGCTGGAAGGGCCGCGCCGCTCGGCCGAGCTGCGGCGCGCGCGCGCGCTGCGCCCTGTGCTGGACAGCGCGGATGTGATCCTCGATTTGCACTCCATGCTCTGGCCGTCGGATCCGCTGTTCCTGGTGGGCGGGCCGCAGGACTCCGTGCGCCTGGCGATGGAGCTGGGCGAGCCCGCGCTGGTGGTGGCCGATCACGGCCACCAGACCGGGCGGCGGCTGATCGACTATGGGCGCTTCGCCGTGCCCGGCAGCGGCAGGCGCTCCGTCTTGCTGGAAGCGGGCTGGCATTGGGAGGCGGAGACGGTGCAGCGCATGGAGACCGCGACGCGGCGCCTGCTGGCGCTGCTGGGCCTGGCACCCGGCCCGATGCCGGCACTGCCCTGCCCACGCCTCGCGCAGGTGACGCAGACGATCACCGCGCGCACGGCGGAATTCACCTTCACCCAGCCCTGGCGCGGCGGCACGGTCATCCCGGCGCGCGGCACGCTCATCGCCCTGGAGGGCGATGAGGAGATCCGCACGCCGCATGATGACTGCATGCTGGTGATGCCGAGCCTGATCACCTCGCCCGGCCACACCGCGGTGCGGCTGGCGCGGCTGGAGTAG